A single region of the Solwaraspora sp. WMMD791 genome encodes:
- the dnaJ gene encoding molecular chaperone DnaJ produces MAKDYYGILGVSRDASADDIKRAYRKLARQYHPDVNPDPAAADKFKDINAAYEVLSDDQKRQIVDLGGDPLAPGGGPGGGPGGAGPFVGFQDIMDAFFGAAAGSRGPRSRTRPGADAILRLELDLTETAFGVEAPITVDTAVICTTCTGAGTAAGTHLATCEACGGRGEVQSVQRTFLGQVVSSKPCVACQGYGTVIPHPCPTCAGDGRVRTRRSLTVKIPAGVEDGMRIRLAQQGEVGPGGGTAGDLYVEIHERPHDVYSRKGDDLHCRVTVPMTAAALGTRLTIRTLDSDEPVDVKPGTQPGATLRLRGRGVPHLRGTGRGDLYVHLDVRTPTKLDAEQERTLREFAKARGEEVAELTKQGGFFSRMRDAFNGHG; encoded by the coding sequence GTGGCCAAGGACTATTACGGGATTCTCGGCGTGAGCCGGGACGCCTCCGCTGACGACATCAAACGGGCCTACCGCAAGCTGGCCCGGCAGTACCACCCGGACGTCAATCCGGACCCGGCGGCGGCTGACAAGTTCAAGGACATCAACGCCGCGTACGAGGTGCTCTCCGACGACCAGAAACGGCAGATCGTCGACCTCGGCGGTGACCCGCTCGCGCCCGGCGGCGGCCCTGGTGGCGGCCCGGGCGGTGCCGGACCGTTCGTCGGCTTCCAGGACATCATGGACGCCTTCTTCGGGGCCGCCGCCGGTTCCCGGGGGCCGCGTTCGCGCACCCGGCCCGGTGCCGACGCCATCCTGCGCCTGGAGCTGGACCTGACCGAGACCGCCTTCGGGGTGGAGGCGCCGATCACCGTCGACACGGCGGTGATCTGCACCACCTGCACCGGGGCCGGTACGGCGGCCGGCACCCATCTGGCGACCTGTGAGGCCTGCGGGGGGCGCGGCGAGGTCCAGTCCGTCCAGCGCACCTTCCTCGGCCAGGTGGTCTCCTCCAAGCCCTGCGTGGCCTGCCAGGGCTACGGCACGGTGATCCCGCATCCCTGCCCGACCTGCGCCGGGGACGGCCGGGTCCGTACCCGGCGGTCGCTCACCGTCAAGATCCCGGCCGGGGTGGAGGACGGCATGCGGATCCGCCTGGCCCAGCAGGGCGAGGTCGGTCCGGGCGGCGGCACCGCCGGTGACCTCTACGTCGAGATCCACGAGCGGCCGCACGACGTCTACTCCCGCAAGGGCGACGACCTGCACTGCCGGGTCACCGTACCGATGACCGCCGCCGCGCTGGGCACCCGGCTGACGATCCGGACGCTGGACAGCGACGAGCCGGTGGACGTCAAGCCCGGCACCCAGCCCGGCGCGACCCTGCGGCTGCGTGGTCGGGGGGTGCCCCACCTGCGCGGCACCGGGCGCGGTGACCTGTACGTCCACCTCGACGTGCGGACTCCGACCAAGCTCGACGCCGAACAGGAGCGCACCCTGCGCGAGTTCGCCAAGGCGCGGGGCGAGGAGGTCGCCGAGCTGACCAAGCAGGGCGGCTTCTTCTCCCGGATGCGCGACGCCTTCAACGGCCACGGCTGA
- a CDS encoding 16S rRNA (uracil(1498)-N(3))-methyltransferase: MSAPLFLVDRLPDGPTYTLGGVEGRHAATVTRLQAGQQLLLADGRGGTAYAEVTVAGRHSLDLRVLDTRHTPPADPRLVVVQGVAKGDRGELAVQAMTEVGVDEIVPWAAARSVTRWRDERGARSRQRWVSTAREAAKQARRPWLPDIGGTDDRPAESTGAVADRLAGADAAFVLHESAQRPLTGVDLPATGTVVLVVGPEGGVDDAELAAFAACGAEAVRLGPQVLRTSTAGVAALAVLSARLGRW; encoded by the coding sequence GTGAGTGCACCGCTGTTTCTCGTCGACCGGCTGCCTGACGGCCCGACGTACACCCTCGGCGGCGTCGAGGGCCGGCACGCCGCGACCGTCACCCGGCTGCAGGCCGGGCAGCAGCTGCTGCTTGCCGACGGGCGCGGTGGCACCGCGTACGCCGAAGTGACGGTCGCCGGCCGGCACAGCCTGGACCTTCGGGTGCTTGACACCCGCCACACACCCCCCGCCGACCCCCGGCTGGTGGTCGTGCAGGGCGTCGCCAAAGGTGACCGTGGCGAGCTGGCGGTGCAGGCGATGACCGAGGTCGGGGTGGACGAGATCGTCCCGTGGGCGGCGGCCCGGTCGGTGACCCGCTGGCGCGACGAGCGGGGGGCCCGGTCCCGGCAGCGGTGGGTGAGCACCGCCCGGGAAGCGGCGAAGCAGGCCCGCCGGCCCTGGCTGCCCGACATCGGCGGCACGGACGACCGTCCGGCGGAGTCCACCGGCGCGGTGGCCGACCGGCTGGCGGGTGCCGACGCCGCGTTCGTGCTGCACGAGTCGGCGCAACGCCCGTTGACCGGGGTCGACCTGCCGGCCACCGGCACCGTCGTGCTCGTGGTGGGCCCGGAGGGCGGGGTGGACGACGCCGAGTTGGCCGCCTTCGCCGCGTGCGGTGCCGAGGCGGTCCGGCTGGGCCCGCAGGTGCTGCGGACCTCCACGGCGGGTGTCGCGGCGTTGGCCGTCCTCTCCGCGCGGCTCGGCCGCTGGTGA
- a CDS encoding enoyl-CoA hydratase-related protein: MDEPRPTRSAQPMIRTSTAAGIATITLDSPANRNALSTPLMTQFLAALAAAVDDPQVRVVVLSHEGPVFCSGADLAETQRAYESRQVPVAMLGDVLAAVWECPKPVVARVGGPARAGGLGLLAAADIAVCDAAATFAFTEVRLGVVPAVISASVLRRLDRRAAAQLYLTGEVFDGRRAQQVGLVSVAVPAEALDATVAAVCADLVRGAPTALAGTKQLLRRAVPDDFRDDVAALREISTDYFLSDEGREGVRAFREKRDPWWVPGSVTW, translated from the coding sequence ATGGATGAGCCCCGACCCACCAGGTCCGCGCAGCCGATGATCCGGACGTCCACCGCCGCCGGAATCGCCACCATCACCCTGGACAGCCCGGCCAACCGCAACGCGTTGTCCACCCCGTTGATGACCCAGTTCCTCGCCGCACTGGCGGCCGCCGTCGACGATCCACAGGTCCGTGTGGTGGTGCTCAGCCACGAGGGTCCGGTCTTCTGCTCCGGGGCCGACCTGGCCGAGACCCAACGGGCGTACGAGTCACGCCAGGTCCCGGTGGCGATGCTCGGCGACGTGCTGGCCGCCGTCTGGGAGTGCCCGAAGCCGGTGGTCGCCCGGGTCGGTGGCCCGGCCCGGGCCGGCGGGCTGGGTCTGCTGGCCGCCGCCGACATCGCCGTCTGCGACGCCGCCGCGACCTTCGCGTTCACCGAGGTACGCCTCGGGGTGGTGCCTGCGGTGATCTCCGCCAGCGTGCTGCGCCGGCTGGACCGCCGGGCGGCGGCGCAGCTGTACCTGACCGGGGAGGTCTTCGACGGGCGACGGGCGCAGCAGGTCGGGCTGGTCAGCGTGGCGGTCCCCGCCGAGGCGCTGGACGCCACGGTGGCCGCCGTCTGCGCCGACCTGGTGCGGGGCGCGCCGACGGCGCTCGCCGGGACCAAACAACTGCTGCGCCGCGCGGTGCCGGACGACTTCCGCGACGACGTCGCCGCGTTGCGGGAGATCTCCACCGACTACTTTCTGTCCGACGAGGGCCGCGAGGGCGTCCGGGCCTTCCGGGAAAAGCGTGACCCGTGGTGGGTACCGGGCAGCGTGACGTGGTAA
- a CDS encoding GlsB/YeaQ/YmgE family stress response membrane protein yields MTVAGILSALIIGLIIGALGRLVVPGKQNIPIWLTMLIGVGAALLGTVIARAAGFATTSGFDWREFFLQVVLAAVGVALVVGVSGRRSVSRY; encoded by the coding sequence ATGACCGTTGCCGGCATTCTCTCCGCGCTCATCATCGGCCTGATCATCGGCGCGCTCGGCCGTCTGGTGGTCCCCGGCAAGCAGAACATCCCGATCTGGCTGACCATGCTGATCGGTGTCGGCGCCGCGCTGCTGGGCACCGTGATCGCCCGGGCCGCCGGGTTCGCCACCACCTCCGGGTTCGACTGGCGGGAGTTCTTCCTGCAGGTGGTGCTCGCCGCAGTCGGTGTCGCGCTGGTGGTCGGCGTCAGCGGCCGGCGCAGCGTGAGCCGGTACTGA
- a CDS encoding NUDIX hydrolase has translation MPSPAVADSGDARGYGPAAAYCPRCGNRLAGPPPTRCGRCAYQLFRNARPATNVIVLDATGSRFLAIRRARPPRAGWWETPGGFCDGAEHPAAAAVRECREELGAEIALGDLVGLYLGEYEFQDEVLTVLECFYLATLTGGPLRPDAAEASATAWFPLDAPPPLAFATMDAAVRDVAASLRR, from the coding sequence GTGCCCTCGCCGGCAGTGGCCGATTCCGGCGACGCCCGGGGGTACGGTCCGGCCGCCGCCTACTGCCCGAGGTGCGGCAACCGGCTGGCGGGCCCGCCACCGACGCGCTGCGGGCGCTGCGCGTACCAGTTGTTTCGTAACGCGCGGCCGGCGACCAACGTGATCGTGCTGGACGCGACGGGCAGCCGGTTTCTGGCCATCCGGCGGGCCCGGCCGCCGCGAGCGGGCTGGTGGGAGACTCCGGGTGGGTTCTGCGACGGCGCGGAGCACCCGGCGGCGGCGGCCGTACGGGAGTGTCGTGAGGAGCTCGGCGCCGAGATCGCGCTCGGCGACCTGGTCGGCCTCTACCTCGGGGAGTACGAGTTCCAGGACGAGGTGCTGACCGTGCTCGAATGCTTCTACCTCGCCACGCTCACCGGCGGACCGCTACGGCCGGACGCCGCCGAGGCGAGCGCCACCGCCTGGTTCCCGCTGGACGCGCCGCCACCGTTGGCCTTCGCCACCATGGACGCGGCGGTCCGGGACGTGGCGGCGTCGCTGCGGCGATGA
- a CDS encoding DUF4870 domain-containing protein, which yields MTEPPRPPGESGFGGTPPDPNSPPPPPASYSMPGEASSPGYVPPPSGENPPGGYPPPGGYPPPGGYPPGGPAYGGPPPAGYANNDEKTWALIAHFGGALGAFISFGPLGFVGPLIAYLAKGQQSPAVRAHALAALNFQILWSGIAFVLLFISWCLLFIPSIVVFAIQIIFGVIAGVKANEGALYKYPMSASFIK from the coding sequence ATGACTGAACCACCTCGCCCACCAGGAGAGAGCGGCTTCGGCGGCACGCCGCCGGACCCGAACTCTCCGCCACCACCCCCCGCGTCCTACTCGATGCCGGGCGAGGCCTCCTCTCCCGGATACGTCCCGCCGCCCAGCGGCGAGAACCCGCCGGGTGGCTACCCACCTCCGGGCGGCTACCCACCGCCGGGGGGCTACCCGCCCGGCGGTCCGGCGTATGGAGGTCCACCCCCGGCTGGCTACGCCAACAACGACGAGAAGACCTGGGCACTGATCGCCCACTTCGGTGGCGCGCTCGGCGCGTTCATCAGCTTCGGTCCGCTCGGCTTCGTCGGCCCGCTGATCGCCTACCTGGCCAAGGGTCAGCAGTCCCCGGCCGTACGGGCGCACGCGCTCGCCGCGCTGAACTTCCAGATCCTCTGGTCGGGCATCGCCTTCGTGCTGCTGTTCATCAGCTGGTGCCTGCTGTTCATCCCGAGCATCGTGGTCTTCGCGATCCAGATCATCTTCGGCGTCATCGCCGGGGTGAAGGCCAACGAGGGTGCGCTGTACAAGTACCCGATGTCGGCCAGCTTCATCAAGTGA
- the hrcA gene encoding heat-inducible transcriptional repressor HrcA, translating to MGLDDRKLDVLRAIVEDYVATQEPVGSKALVERHQLGVSPATVRNDMAVLEEEGYIRQPHTSAGRVPTDRGYRLFVDRLSRVKPLSPAERRAIERFLAGAVDLDDVVHRTVRLLAQLTRQVAVVQYPSLSRSAVRHLELVPISTTRLMLVLIVDTGRVEQRLVELPAPINADDVTDLRRLANEKLGGCRLSDTPPLVQSLVDEASPTLRPAMTTLSTVLLETLVERHEERLALAGTANLTRGGLLDFQGSLRPILEALEEEVVLLKLIGEVEPSTLRVRIGDENEIDNLRAASVVSTGYGPGATIVGGLGVLGPTRMDYPGTIATVRAVARYVGDLLAQN from the coding sequence ATGGGTCTGGACGATCGCAAACTCGACGTGCTCCGGGCGATCGTGGAGGACTACGTCGCCACCCAGGAGCCGGTCGGCAGCAAGGCCCTCGTCGAGCGACACCAGCTGGGTGTGTCGCCGGCCACCGTCCGCAACGACATGGCCGTGCTGGAGGAGGAGGGTTACATCCGCCAGCCGCACACCAGCGCGGGCCGGGTGCCGACCGACCGCGGTTACCGCCTGTTCGTCGACCGGTTGTCCCGGGTGAAGCCGCTGAGCCCCGCCGAGCGGCGGGCGATCGAGCGGTTCCTGGCCGGCGCGGTCGACCTCGACGACGTCGTGCACCGGACCGTACGGTTGCTGGCCCAGTTGACCCGGCAGGTGGCGGTGGTGCAGTACCCGAGCCTGTCCCGCTCCGCCGTGCGGCACCTGGAGCTGGTGCCGATCTCGACGACCCGGCTGATGCTCGTCCTGATCGTCGACACCGGCCGGGTCGAGCAGCGCCTCGTCGAGCTGCCGGCGCCGATCAACGCCGACGACGTGACCGACCTGCGTCGGCTGGCCAACGAGAAACTCGGCGGGTGTCGGCTGTCCGACACCCCGCCGCTGGTCCAGTCGCTCGTCGACGAGGCGTCACCGACGCTGCGACCGGCGATGACGACGCTGTCGACCGTGCTGCTGGAGACGCTGGTCGAACGGCACGAGGAGCGGCTGGCGCTCGCCGGGACGGCTAACCTGACCAGAGGGGGACTGCTCGACTTCCAGGGCTCCCTGCGCCCGATACTGGAGGCACTGGAGGAGGAGGTCGTGCTGCTCAAGCTGATCGGCGAGGTCGAGCCGAGCACGCTTCGGGTACGCATCGGTGACGAGAACGAGATCGACAACCTGCGGGCCGCGTCAGTGGTCAGCACCGGCTACGGCCCGGGTGCCACCATCGTCGGTGGCCTCGGCGTACTCGGCCCGACCCGGATGGACTACCCCGGCACGATCGCCACGGTCCGCGCCGTGGCACGCTACGTCGGCGATCTGCTGGCGCAGAACTGA
- the hemW gene encoding radical SAM family heme chaperone HemW, with translation MPGALPAGEPVPADGALPASALAAGGDHGFGVYVHVPFCAVRCGYCDFNTYTPTELGGGVPADTYLDAVLAELDLAGRVLADRPPRQVDTVFVGGGTPSLLPADDLARLLDAIDATWGLAPDAEVTTEANPESVTPASLRALRRAGYTRISLGMQSTAPAVLAVLDRTHAPGRAVAAAQEARAAGFDRVNLDLIYGTPGERAEDFAGSLAAVLAAGADHVSAYALIVEDGTRLAARMRRGELPYPDDDVAADRYVAADETLGGAGFAWYEVSNWASSVDARCRHNLLYWTGGDWWGLGPGAHSHVGGVRWWNVKHPTAYARRLADGQSPGQGRELLTDAERHMEEVMLRLRLADGLPLARLSAAGRVAAGRAAAAGLVDPAAHAAGRAVLTRQGRLLADAVVRDLLP, from the coding sequence ATGCCAGGAGCCCTCCCCGCCGGCGAGCCGGTGCCCGCCGACGGCGCGCTGCCGGCGTCCGCCCTCGCCGCTGGCGGCGACCACGGGTTCGGGGTGTACGTGCACGTCCCGTTCTGCGCGGTCCGGTGCGGCTACTGCGACTTCAACACCTACACCCCGACGGAACTCGGTGGCGGGGTACCGGCCGACACCTACCTCGACGCCGTACTGGCCGAACTCGACCTGGCCGGCCGGGTCCTGGCCGACCGGCCGCCCCGGCAGGTCGACACGGTCTTCGTCGGCGGCGGCACGCCCAGCCTGCTGCCCGCCGACGACCTGGCCCGGCTGCTCGACGCGATCGACGCCACCTGGGGGCTGGCGCCCGACGCCGAGGTCACCACCGAGGCCAACCCCGAGTCGGTCACCCCGGCGTCGCTGCGGGCGCTGCGCCGGGCCGGGTACACCCGGATCTCCCTCGGGATGCAGTCGACGGCGCCGGCCGTCCTCGCCGTCCTGGACCGCACGCACGCGCCGGGACGTGCGGTGGCCGCCGCCCAGGAGGCCCGCGCGGCCGGGTTCGACCGGGTCAATCTGGATCTGATCTACGGTACGCCGGGGGAGCGCGCCGAGGACTTCGCCGGCTCGCTGGCCGCCGTGCTGGCCGCCGGCGCCGACCATGTCAGCGCGTACGCGCTCATCGTGGAGGACGGCACCCGGCTCGCCGCCCGGATGCGTCGCGGCGAGCTGCCCTACCCCGACGACGACGTGGCCGCCGACCGCTACGTCGCCGCCGACGAGACCCTCGGCGGGGCCGGTTTCGCCTGGTACGAGGTTTCCAACTGGGCGAGCTCGGTGGACGCCCGCTGCCGGCACAACCTGCTCTACTGGACCGGCGGCGACTGGTGGGGGCTCGGCCCGGGAGCGCACAGCCACGTCGGCGGGGTCCGCTGGTGGAACGTCAAGCATCCGACGGCGTACGCGCGGCGGCTCGCCGACGGGCAGTCGCCGGGGCAGGGTCGGGAGCTGCTCACCGACGCCGAGCGGCACATGGAAGAGGTGATGCTGCGGCTGCGGCTGGCCGACGGGCTGCCGCTGGCCCGGCTGTCAGCGGCCGGTCGTGTCGCGGCCGGGCGGGCCGCCGCCGCCGGACTGGTCGACCCGGCTGCGCACGCCGCCGGGCGTGCGGTGCTGACCCGGCAGGGGCGGCTGCTCGCCGATGCGGTGGTCCGGGACCTGCTGCCCTGA
- a CDS encoding phytanoyl-CoA dioxygenase family protein, which translates to MFDYGGRTGYEAISDIDRKEFHEQGFLLLRNVLTEDHRAALEAAVDRVYAEEKAAGNTTADGTLHLLGFLERDELFGDLLTHPIAFPYMWGLAGWNIYTHHNHLDVTPPALEPEKPYWGWHQDGYRQNSDPETMDPNLPRPMFSLKVAYVLSDLSENGRGATKVIPGSHLWNSLPRPDDLTVQNPDPEGTVEITANPGDAFIFDRRQWHSRSTNLSTVTRKMLFIGYTYRWIRPLDDMPLDKDGPWWANRTPVQRQLLGEGTHTANYWGINWNGYIDDEIPLRKELKERGLLDRSIPWLR; encoded by the coding sequence GTGTTCGATTACGGTGGGCGAACCGGTTACGAAGCAATCAGTGACATCGACCGGAAAGAATTCCACGAGCAAGGTTTCCTGCTGCTGCGCAACGTGCTCACCGAGGACCACCGGGCGGCGCTCGAGGCGGCGGTGGACCGGGTGTACGCCGAGGAGAAGGCGGCCGGTAACACCACCGCCGACGGCACCCTGCACCTGCTCGGCTTCCTGGAGCGCGACGAGCTCTTCGGCGACCTGCTCACCCACCCGATCGCCTTCCCCTACATGTGGGGGCTGGCCGGCTGGAACATCTACACCCACCACAACCACCTGGACGTGACGCCGCCGGCGCTGGAGCCGGAGAAGCCCTACTGGGGGTGGCACCAGGACGGCTACCGGCAGAACTCGGATCCCGAGACCATGGACCCGAACCTGCCCCGGCCGATGTTCTCGCTGAAGGTGGCCTACGTCCTGTCCGACCTGTCGGAGAACGGCCGGGGCGCCACCAAGGTCATCCCCGGCAGCCACCTGTGGAACTCGCTGCCCCGGCCGGACGACCTGACGGTGCAGAACCCGGACCCGGAAGGGACCGTGGAGATCACCGCGAACCCGGGTGACGCGTTCATCTTCGACCGCCGCCAGTGGCACTCCCGGTCGACGAACCTGTCGACGGTCACCCGGAAGATGCTCTTCATCGGGTACACGTACCGCTGGATCCGGCCGCTGGACGACATGCCGCTGGACAAGGACGGACCCTGGTGGGCCAACCGCACCCCGGTGCAGCGCCAACTGCTCGGCGAGGGCACCCACACCGCCAACTACTGGGGCATCAACTGGAACGGCTACATCGACGACGAGATCCCGCTGCGCAAGGAGCTCAAGGAGCGCGGTCTGCTCGACCGCAGCATCCCCTGGCTGCGCTGA
- a CDS encoding HIT domain-containing protein, whose protein sequence is MSDNCVFCRIASGDLPTPLVYAGRNTVAFRDLHPQAPGHLLVIPKQHHPDVAALAAADPAVAAEVLATAAAVAEAEGLLADGFRLIFNTGRYAGQEVFHVHAHVLGGAPLGPMVSR, encoded by the coding sequence GTGAGTGACAACTGTGTCTTTTGCCGGATCGCCTCGGGCGACCTGCCGACTCCGCTGGTGTACGCCGGCCGCAACACCGTCGCGTTCCGGGATTTGCACCCGCAGGCACCCGGTCACCTGCTGGTCATCCCGAAGCAGCACCATCCGGACGTCGCCGCGTTGGCGGCCGCCGACCCGGCGGTGGCGGCCGAGGTGCTGGCCACCGCCGCCGCCGTGGCCGAGGCCGAAGGGCTGCTCGCGGACGGCTTCCGGCTGATCTTCAACACCGGGCGGTACGCCGGCCAGGAGGTCTTCCACGTGCACGCCCACGTGCTCGGCGGCGCCCCGCTGGGCCCGATGGTGTCGCGGTGA